Below is a window of Jonesiaceae bacterium BS-20 DNA.
CGCCGCCTTGAGGCCAAGCGCAAAGTGCAGCAACACGACACCGCGATCGTTCATGCAACCGCGACCGGCGCCCCCACTCGGATCGATGATGAGACGGAAGGATTGGACCTCACCTCACCAACCGAGGGCAAGTTTGCCGGCACACTCCTAAACTCTCAGGCCTGTTACATTTGCAAAGAACACTACGTCGATGTGGACTACTTCTACCACCAACTGTGTCCCACTTGTGCGGCGTTTAACCACGCCCGCCGTGAGGCCACAACCGACCTTCATGGCAAGACCGCACTGTTGACCGGTGGGCGGGCAAAAATTGGAATGCACATAGCCCTGCGGCTACTGCGAGCCGGCGCACACACGACCATCACCACCCGGTTCCCCAATGACGCCATCCGCAGGTTCAAGGCTCTCGATGACAGTTCAACTTGGATTCACAATCTCAAGATTGTGGGCATTGACCTGCGTGATCCCGGGCAGGTTGTCGCCCTCGCTGATGAGGTCAGCGCAGCAGGGCCCCTCGACATCTTGATCAATAATGCCGCCCAAACAGTGCGCCGTTCTCCCGGTGCCTACGCCCCGTTGGCTGCAGCTGAGGATTCACCATTACCGCAGGGAATCCTACCCGCGTTGGTTACCTTGGGCCGCACCTATGACCCACACCCGGCAACGCTGGAGGGACAGATCCAAGGTGGTGCCGCGCTTACCCACCCTTCCGTCACAACCCCGGCATTCCTGACCAGCTTGGCGATGACCGCTGGCTCAGCTTCGCTTGAGCGCATTGCCGCGGGCACGGCTATCGATGCCGCAGGCCTGCTGCCAGATTTAGTTGACAGTAATTCCTGGGTCCAGGGGGTTGAAGACGTCGATCCGCTTGAACTGCTTGAGGTTCAGCTGTGCAACAGCACGGCCCCGTTTATTTTGATCAGCCGCCTCCGAGCTTCGCTGCGGGAGGCTGCCGCTCGGTCAGCGGCTGCCAGCGGGCGCGGCCGGTCATACGTGGTTAACGTTTCCGCTATGGAAGGCGTGTTTAACCGCGGGTATAAGGGCGCTGGCCACCCACATACCAACATGGCCAAGGCCGCGCTGAATATGTTGACCCGCACGAGTGCCGGGGAAATGTTTGAGGCCGATCAAATCTTGATGACCAGCGTTGACACCGGTTGGATAACGGATGAACGCCCGCACGTTACCAAGGTTCGGCTAGCCGAGGAGGGCTTCCATGCACCCCTCGACCTAGTCGACGGCGCGGCCCGCGTATATGACCCAATTGTGCGCGGCGAGGCCGGCGAGGATCTCTATGGCTGCTTCCTCAAGGACTACGCTCCGGGCAAATGGTAATCGCTTAGAAGTAGCTGCGCAGGTGCTCGACTATCGCCACGTCACCATCTAACCAATCGAGGCTGGAAAATTCTGACGGACTAATCCATTGCAGTGCGTCATGTTCGATGAGGGGCTGCGGATCACCGCTGGTAATTTGGGCGAACCAAAGGCGCATGATGTGCCGCTCAGTAATGGGCCAATCCGTGTACTGCGCACTGACCACTTGGGCACCAAGATCCGCTTGGACTCCAAGTTCCTCTCGCAGTTCGCGGTGCAGAGCTTCTTGGTCGCTCTCCCCTAACTCAGCCTTACCACCGGGAAATTCCCAGCGCCCGGCAATGGCCGCGGGCTGTTTGCGCCGGGCCGCCAGCATCTTTGTGGGGTTCTCTAAGTCATCTACGATTACGGCCGCAACAACCAGAATTTTCTCAGACATGACCCGCAACCTTCCGCCCAAACAAGAATGAGTAAGGCCCTGTGGGGCCCCACTCATCTTATTCCTTACACCGCGTTAGATTCGGGAGTGTCCAACACACAATGTGAGGTCGTCTATCTCTAGGCTGGTAGTTTTGGCAGCCGTAAGGTTTATTACTGTTTGTGAATACCCACCGTGCGAGCCCACTGAACAGCATCAGCGCGCGTGGAGACTCCAAGTTTGCGGTACACACTACGCACCTGTGATTTCACGGTGTTGCGGGTGACAAAGAGTCTTGACGCAACCTCTTCCAGGGTGATTTCCTCTGAGAGGTTGGCCAGCACCACACGCTCGCGCTGGGTCAAAAAACCTGTGGCTTCATTGCCTTGAATGCGGTCCATAACGGTCATTACTTCCTCCATCAATCCTGCGCCACCGGTAGGCGGCTTAACCTTCTGCTTGCTAAGAGAAGGGAAAGCCGCTGCTATTACGCAGAAATGAAAGAAGTTTTGTAGATCACAAAATTTATTGCGATTTATCCGCAATTAGAGGGCATTTTGCCACCGTACAATTCGGTCAATCGCCTGGGCCACTGCCTCCGCAGATGACGCAAAGCTCAGCCGGACCCACTCGCTTCCGTTCACAGAGTCAAAGTCAGTTCCAGGAGTCACCGCCACACCTGCCTCATCCAGTAGGCGAGCACACCACGTCACAGAGTCCAAG
It encodes the following:
- a CDS encoding SDR family NAD(P)-dependent oxidoreductase, whose protein sequence is MSTEFEPRIPATDLAQALEVLAHANDLAEEHPDRVTLMHATAKLYKTVKKNRRLEAKRKVQQHDTAIVHATATGAPTRIDDETEGLDLTSPTEGKFAGTLLNSQACYICKEHYVDVDYFYHQLCPTCAAFNHARREATTDLHGKTALLTGGRAKIGMHIALRLLRAGAHTTITTRFPNDAIRRFKALDDSSTWIHNLKIVGIDLRDPGQVVALADEVSAAGPLDILINNAAQTVRRSPGAYAPLAAAEDSPLPQGILPALVTLGRTYDPHPATLEGQIQGGAALTHPSVTTPAFLTSLAMTAGSASLERIAAGTAIDAAGLLPDLVDSNSWVQGVEDVDPLELLEVQLCNSTAPFILISRLRASLREAAARSAAASGRGRSYVVNVSAMEGVFNRGYKGAGHPHTNMAKAALNMLTRTSAGEMFEADQILMTSVDTGWITDERPHVTKVRLAEEGFHAPLDLVDGAARVYDPIVRGEAGEDLYGCFLKDYAPGKW
- a CDS encoding (deoxy)nucleoside triphosphate pyrophosphohydrolase gives rise to the protein MSEKILVVAAVIVDDLENPTKMLAARRKQPAAIAGRWEFPGGKAELGESDQEALHRELREELGVQADLGAQVVSAQYTDWPITERHIMRLWFAQITSGDPQPLIEHDALQWISPSEFSSLDWLDGDVAIVEHLRSYF
- a CDS encoding helix-turn-helix transcriptional regulator; translated protein: MTVMDRIQGNEATGFLTQRERVVLANLSEEITLEEVASRLFVTRNTVKSQVRSVYRKLGVSTRADAVQWARTVGIHKQ